The Cryobacterium sp. SO1 genomic sequence CAACGGACCCACCGAAGCAATCAATGGCAGGCTCGAACACCTACGCGGCTCAGCCCCCGGCTTCCGCAACCTCAGGAACTTCATCGCCAGATCACTCCTGGCAACCGGCGCGTTCAGACCCACTTACACCCTCAAATTCGGTGAGCCGCCAACACCCGCGCCAGGTCGGGCTGACTACAGTCCTCTGAGACTTTCCGGCGGCCGTCGGGGAACCATTCCGCCAGTACGATGGCGCTGACAACGTCCGCCGAGCTCAGACCCCGAGCCTCAACCTCCTGCCGCACGCGAGCTACGTCGCGATGCGAGCACGAAACGTCCTCGCCGCTCTGGCAATCATCGGTACCTTGGTGACCTGGGCTGTCACGGCCGACGTGGTGTTCCGGCGCAAAGAACTCTGACCCGTCGCGTTGTACCTGCCTAGCGTTCGACGGGCCCGGTTCGGGTGCCACAAAGGATGCGTTCAGCGTCAGGCTGTGCCGTCACCGAGTGTTGGTCGGGGTTCTGCGTCGTAGTCAGCTTGGGCCGCCCGGATGGTCGCGGCGTGCTCAATTGTCCAGTCATAGAGCCTCCCGAATGGTTCGCGCAGCGATTCGCCGAGGGGGGGGTGAGGGCGTATTCGACGCCGATCGGGGATGTGGGGATGACCCGGCGGGTGATCATCCCGTTCCGCTCGAGACGCCGGAGCGTCTGGGTGAGGACGCGCTGGGTTACCCCGGACAGTTGGCGCTTGATCTCGTTGAACCGGGTCGGCTTCTCAAGCACTGCCAGTGCCATCATCGACCACTTGTCGGCGATCTGATCCAGGATCGGCCGGCTTGGGCAGTCCGCCGCGAACGGCACGCTCCCGTCACCGTGCGCCGTGTAGGAACTGGTATCCACCATGTGCCTTAGGACCTCCAAAGTGCGTTCTTGACTGTTTCTGTGCCTGCACGCAGCATAGGTATGCGAAACAAACTTACATGCTCAACGCATACTAGAAAAAGGCCCTCATGTCTCAAATGTATTCAACCTTGCAGGTGACCGTCGCGGACGGTGTCGCCGACATCGTGCTCGACAACCCTCCCGTGAACGTCATCAGCGCGATGATGATGAAGGAGCTCGACAGCGTCCTTGGGGAGCTTCGCGGAGACGATTCGGTGCGGGTGATCGTGTTCTCCTCGGCGAACCCTGAGTTCTTCCTCGCTCACGTCGATATACATATCCTCGACCAGGAAGACCTCTTCAACGAGCTCACGGCCGCCACCCCGCCGGGAGTGAACGTGTTCCAGGCCATTGGCGAACTGCTCCGCAACCAGCCGCAACCGATCATCGTCAAGCTCGCCGGCAAGGCGCGGGGCGGCGGTGCCGAATTCGTCGGGGCCGCCGACATGGTCTTCGCCGCGACTGAGACCGCCGGGATCGGGCAGATCGAGAGCCTCATGGGCATCGTGCCTTCCGGCGGCGGAACCCAGTATCTCCTTGAGCGTGTCGGCCGCAACCGGGCCTTGGAGATC encodes the following:
- a CDS encoding enoyl-CoA hydratase/isomerase family protein encodes the protein MYSTLQVTVADGVADIVLDNPPVNVISAMMMKELDSVLGELRGDDSVRVIVFSSANPEFFLAHVDIHILDQEDLFNELTAATPPGVNVFQAIGELLRNQPQPIIVKLAGKARGGGAEFVGAADMVFAATETAGIGQIESLMGIVPSGGGTQYLLERVGRNRALEIILTGDLYDATTAAAYGWINRAVPAAELDAFVDRVARNIADLATGVALRAKEVLSPARPLEGYAREERAWSSLIAGPTALGLMSRALEHGAQTPEGEADLEQLMRSMTR
- a CDS encoding helix-turn-helix domain-containing protein, producing the protein MVDTSSYTAHGDGSVPFAADCPSRPILDQIADKWSMMALAVLEKPTRFNEIKRQLSGVTQRVLTQTLRRLERNGMITRRVIPTSPIGVEYALTPPSANRCANHSGGSMTGQLSTPRPSGRPKLTTTQNPDQHSVTAQPDAERILCGTRTGPVER